Part of the Nicotiana sylvestris chromosome 5, ASM39365v2, whole genome shotgun sequence genome is shown below.
AGGGACACACCTCGGGGTCGCACCTCACGCTCTACTTCAGGCTTCTTCGAGGTTAGGCGTGGAGCGAcatagtgtgacgacccggccggtcgtcttaagaattaatgccccgatcccctattaactgctttccccaagtttatttctgttaatgtgatttgccgggatgctcggttttgagttttgaggaattttaggacacttagtccctaaatgagagcttaagtgttagaaagttgaccgaagtcaaaacagtggggagacagcctcggaatggaaatccgacggttccgttagctccgttaggtgaatttggggctgggagtgtgttcggaatgtgttttggaggtccgtagctaatttacgcttgaaatgccgaagtttgaatttttgaagtttccggtccgatagtgagattttgatccgagggtcggaatggaattccggaagtttcagtagctccgtcatgtcatttgggatgtgtgtgcaaaattttaggtcattcggacgagatttgatacagttttttatcgaaaacataatttaagagaatcttggagttcttaggcttgaatcctatgtgaaattggtgatttgatgttgttataagcgttccgaagtgttgatcaagtttgagcaatgtcatgggatgtgttggtataattggtttgaagttccgggagttccgggtaggttaagggatgttttagtgcaaaaatcatagctgtaccAGGTCTACAGGGGtcgcaggccccagaactcactcacgcggtccgtacaaaaattagtgcgcccgcgttgagtgctgtgcggaccgcacaaaagcgggcgcgggcGTGGTAGGCAtcgcacggaccgcacaaagtggggcgcggccgcggtgaagggccctcccgctagtcctacttcggaagctcatatcttttaatatacaaggaattttgaggtgattcaaaaacaaagattgtatcccttcgtgtctagtttccaaaaagcTAAAGATATTGCCATTTGGACATCTGTatcaaaagttatggccaaaatactaaagcctgtcactgcagagggaggcctgtgcggccgcacgttgcctttgcacggaccgcactggcttgcgcggaccgcgtgagtttcggtgcggcccgcagtagctggaaacctgagggatacctataaatatgagattttgggttttatttaatattttgacctagagagctcggattttggcgatttttcgaaggtttttcatgaaattcatcggggtaagtgattttaactcagatatGGCTAGAATACATGGATCTaacattgaattcatcatttaattcgtgatttaagagggaatttgggaagaaaattgtaaaacctttcaaaaatgtaaaatgatgatttaaaggaccaaatagtgtcggaattgtataattttcatatggttagactcgtgagagtgcgaggtttctgggaatataaatttttaccgattccgagacgtgggctcgaggggcgttttggtcatttttccataatttcgcgtgttagatttgaattaaaacataggatCATTTGTTTGAGATGAGATTTACGATATGCAGttgaattgattagatttgggtcatttggagtcggatactcgtggcaaaagcgtggtttctagttgattttgagccggttcgaggtaagtggcttgtctaaccttgtgtagaggacctttccccttaggatgtgctatatttgataattgaaatgccttgtacgtgaggtgacgagcgcgtacttgagctaattgttgaaaatccgatttttccttaagtatttcaattgagttctttttcttgttttattctacttgtgaatttagcatgttgctagtctagaaaggcatgttagttgacttaattgcctatttgcttaaattgcctaaattgcattacgtgaagcatgttaggctagaagtaaatgtttacttggtacgaaattagcgtttaatttaatattcttgtgttgctgctctgtgttttaaattgggactacgggttagattcccgggagattccccctgcacatttactttgggactacaggttagattcccgggagattccccctgcacatttactttgggactacgggttagattcccgggagatcccccgcacatatattgaggataccaagagatcctcgggataccaagagatccctggcatatattcaggataccgagagatcctcgggataccaggagatccctagtacatgtcgaggatactaagagatcctcgggatacttagagatccccggttactttccttataGTTTGCTTTCATcactgtttccgttattgtactcttattatcctgcatagattcttactatAGGTTCTCAATttcactgcttatcttatcctgccatctttatattttatttaacctcagtagggccctgaccttcctcgtcactaccccaccgaggttaggcttggcacttactgagtaccgctgtggtgtactcacgcctcttctgcgcatgtttttcatgtgcagatccaggtacctctactcaggcgcactatcagtgaggcaggaggactacggagacttcgaggtagatctgctgcgtccgcaggccgacgagtctccctctttattctatctttagtactcagttctctttccttccgtttgttagatattctggagtttggagcctcactatacatttctgtagcctgtgttttcccgtgagtttctggattttgggattgttttagtcttgagatattgagtcgtatatgtcgagcggcattcaatacaatttcctttttagataattaaatatggtattctatttttccgcaattattatgtttccgcaagtgttaggcttacctggttacggagactaggtgccgtcatgacatattcacggttggtgaactagggtcgtgacacatagTAGCCCCAAAGTCGAACTCCCCAAATTTGGCCGTATACAGTTATCATGTGTAAGTGACTTTGCTTATTATTTCATGGTTGATTATCAATACATAGTAATTTGTGGAATAGACTTCTAATTCATACTGAATGATGTATTTTGATTATTCAAATCATCATGCAATAAGTAATTATATTAGATAATATTATATGCTTTGGTATAATTATATATGTTATATTGATTTAAATCTTTAatatgtatgtttactttatattttatattttaacaaaataaaataaaaaataataaaagtcttTTACGATAAATATTTAAGttcatttttctctttaaaataattataagacCTTGATACTATCTTTTtggtaatttgacacttaaaagtactttttagaAAGATCGGCCAAAtacaatttgtttatcaaatattGCAAAAGGTACTTCTTAAATGAATTgaccaaacacaaattattttttTCCAAAAGTACTTATGAATAAAGTAATTctggaaaaaaatactttttaaaattaaCAAATTTTGACAATTTAGCCAAACAGGCTCTAATTATCCTTTTGTTTGGAAACCAGAAATTGGTATTCATGAGATGAAGAGAAACTAAAGATTGGTATATTTGAAAAAGAAGAAAGTGAAAAGGAAACAATTTAATTACCTTCTATATATTGTTTTAGTTTGGAAAGAAAACATTTTTCATTGTAGAGAGAGTCAAAGGAACTGAATTTTAGTGGACACATAAATAAGTTAAACTAAAACGATCGCGAAAAGATTTATGTAGACGAGATATCATAATCTCTCAATTTCTCTAGATTTTTCTTGCATGAGTTCAGTATGCTGGATTTAATGATTCAACAATTATCCTTTAATACACATCTCTTatatattttcattttctcaaatctaAAAAAAAACAGACAATTAGCAGGGGACAAATCTTCCCACTTTTTGCTTTCATCATTCCCTTCCTTTTTCCAACTTGCTCTCATGGGGTTTGTAAAATAAATACAGTACTCTCAAAAGAACGAATTCTATCATCATGACTATTGCCCTAGGGCTAaaaggatttaatttgaagtagagtcaaacctctctataataaTTTCATTTGTTCCGAAATTTTTAACTGCTATAGTAAAGTGCTGTTATAAaagacatatattataacatgaTATAATATTCGATTCCGAGAATAACTCGACTTTTGTAGTGAATGACTATTATATAgaaatgttgttatagagagattTAACTGTATATATTAGTAATAGGGTAAAAAAATACgtaaatttattgtaataaaaaaTCTATATCATATTCAAGGTTACTAATATTAATATCATTTTGTTATAAACAGTTATTTTCAATTATCATTTTTTCTCGATTACTAATTTTACTTCTTATAAAAAAGTATTtgtaattaatttttaaataatctgattaTGTAGAAGTTCTTCTTACACTTATTAACACTTTCAAGGTTAGAAGGtaaattctaaagaaaaaaagagtaaaCAAGGGCAACATCCAAATCCGCATTTAATTTCTTTAAATCTACACATAGACAAGACCACCcaaacaaaaaattaaataaaaggaaAGTTTACATTAATTCACAATATCACGTGAAAGAAgcaagaaaaagataaaatatatcACCAACCAAGAGCATCAAgaatacctaaaacaacatcacaaATATGCTTAAATCCATCTTCCCTAATAGCAAGTTGAGGAGGATAAACAACTCCAGGATTTCTCTTAAATCCATTATGACAAACATTAGGGTAATCAGCAGCAGCCATAACATGCATATAAGCATAGTCATAAACTTCATCATTCAAATCTTGAAGAGAAGATTGAAGAGCATTAGCAGCAAAACCATACTTTTCAGCACAATCTTTAAGAAGTTTCTTCATTAGAATTGTATCATTATTTGTAGTGTTGTTACTACTACTAGTGTTAAGTAGTAATTTGGAAGAAAGGTATGAATTTGTGGCTGTGGCATTGACCATTCCAACTTTAATCATAATTGTTGCTAAGCCTTTTGTGTCTGCTTTGAGGCTTGTGGAATCAGATTTTAAAGAGGATACACAAAGATCATAGTATTTTGTGCTCTTGCATGTTTTTTGGATAAGATCAACCGATGATGAGGAAATTGTTGGTTGAATTGAAATCAAGAAAACAAGATTAATCAATAAGAAGCAGTAGCAATAAGACATTCTTGATTAAGAGGGTATGGGGTTAGAGGATAAAAGGGAATTGAACTTGAGATGTTAGATTTCTTTTGTGTAGTAAAGGAAGCATAGCTGTATGAAAAGGGTTGCTTTCTCTTTTATACTAGGAAAAATTACCAATTAGGGAGTAGGAAAGAAACTAAGAAATGAAAATATGGAAATCAGATTTTCATAATTTACTGAATGGGGAATAAAGAGATGAGTATTTACAAAATGTGCTTAAAACTTGtcaaagaaagtaaaatattgCTGGAAATGAGGAAAGTTGATAATATCATTTCCCGTTATAATTTTTTTATACTGAAATAGCAATCTACTAATATAAAAAAGCATACAAAATAATCGAGAGAATTTTCCCCCCTAATTAGGACTTTTCAAATTCTAAAAGACTACTCCCGTTGTAATTTTCTCGTTACTTATTCAAAAGATTTTACTCACTATTTATATGATTGAGACCTAGCCACCTACTCCTTTGACCTAAACCAGTTGCCTAGTTTGTCGCTAATACGACCTCTTGCTCTACCAAATGAAGCATAGTATAGTGTGAGAGAGAggcttctattttctttttatgtataaaaaaaaattaaattcttttaCCTATGAAACTGAAAACTGGAAAAATAGTTCGAAAAATATTGAGAGATCTTTAACGAAGAAAGACTGGTTATTCATAAAAAATGCCAACGGAAATTTACGTAGAAAGAAAAAAAGTCACAGTATATACAGAGTAATAAAAATctccaagtaaaagaaaactaTAGAAAGGAAATTACTCAATCAGAGAATAAAATGAGACATAAATCATTATTAGCTCCTTATAATAGATTTAAACATTTCTTGTCACCTTTTTAATAATTTTGTTTGAACTTTGGATAGTGGTCTTGGTTTGTCACTATCGAAATCTGGTACCATAAATTATGGACTTTGAGTTGTGTTTTGTTGCTTTTCTCCTAGTTGATTGTAAGGGTCTGTTTGGCAGGGACAGTAACAATTAATAGGCCCTTTTTGGAAGTTACCTACCTTCCAAAATGAGTTCACGGGAACATTGGACCCCTTCAATATTAATGTCTGGAATATTTGTTTCTTTTAGACTAGGCTATAGCTACTTAAAATCACATGTTCCAACTTCCAAGTACACATATACGTCTTTTGATGTCTCGAATTATTGATATCTTGACATTTTCTTTATTATCTCTTCGATTCGAATAATGGAAGGAATTTAGTAGGAATTATAACAAAAGACTAGTATACCTAATCTTTGGACGTTCTTTAATCTCAAAATGTAATAAGTCGATGTTATGGTGCCACACGATTCCGTCGATAAGAGCTCCTTCATTCATTCGGACACAATGCATACTCCCTTAACAAGTTGTACTCTCACCACGCTTCGAAGAACTTCGAAATTACCGAGTTTCTCAGGAAATCGAGGGGTCAAGAGCTACAAGTAACAGAAACATTATTAAGGGAAAACAAAAAACAATAAGAAAGGAAGACATATAAGGGTACAAGGTGAAACATGCAATAGTACAAACATAGTTTCATAAATGTgaatattatgtatatattggtGATATCTTTATATTTTCAATGATACAAATTCGTAAATTTGTAGTACTTTTATATTATTTGTAAATTATGTTATGTGTGCAATTAGATACAATCAATTCATGTCTAATCTTCTCTTCAAATCGATTAAATTGGCCAATCTTCAAAACAAAAAGCATCATGTATGTACAAAAATTGTCTTTTTTATTCGGCAAAATAGCATTTCGGATGAattatatatctatatctatatatatatatatatatatatatatatatatatatatatatatatatttaaact
Proteins encoded:
- the LOC104226376 gene encoding cell wall / vacuolar inhibitor of fructosidase 2 translates to MSYCYCFLLINLVFLISIQPTISSSSVDLIQKTCKSTKYYDLCVSSLKSDSTSLKADTKGLATIMIKVGMVNATATNSYLSSKLLLNTSSSNNTTNNDTILMKKLLKDCAEKYGFAANALQSSLQDLNDEVYDYAYMHVMAAADYPNVCHNGFKRNPGVVYPPQLAIREDGFKHICDVVLGILDALGW